GTCGTCGAAGGTCGCTGGACTCGAAGGCGCGCAGGCTCGCGATCGAGTCGAAACGGAACACGCTGGTATACTCGCGCGGACCCCCGGGTGGTGGGCGATGCACGGTAGTCCCGAGATAGCCTGGCAGCGCCGTCACATCCCTCAAGAGCTGCGTCAGCCATGCTTCGTATTCCGCTTGGCGGCCGGCTTTCACCCGCCGCGTGACGACGACCGTCACCGGCTCATTCATCGTCAGCGACCGAGCGTTTCGATCACCAGTCTCGCCGCCGCGGCGCCGGAGTACTGCTGCTGGCCGGTGATCAGTCGTCCATCCCGCACGGCGAACTCCCGGAATGGCTGATCCACCACGAAGTTCGTGCCGGCAATCGCGCGCGCTTCGTCCTCGATCCAAAATGGCTGAATGCGCATGCCGACCAGATGGTCGGCAAACTGTTCCTCGCTGGTGGCAAAGCCCGTCCACGTCTTGCCTCGAACCAATAGTTCACCCGTCGAGAGTCGTGTCTCGAGCAGCAGACAGGTGCCGTGGCACACCACGGCCACCACCTTGCCCGCCTCGTAGAACGCGGCGATCAGCGACTGAAGCGCCGAGTGACCGCGGAAGGTGAACATCGGTGACTGCCCACCAGCCACGAAGACCGCGTCGAACGCGGACACGTCGACGTCGGCGATGCTCTTGGTATCGGCGAGTTGCCCCGCGTGCGTCGGCGAATGCTTGAAGCCCAGGGAGAGAATGTCGTGCGCCGAGTATCCGCTGGCATCCTCGGGATCGGAATAGCCGTCACCGACCAGTGCGCCACCGTCGGGACTGCGAATCTCCACGTCGTAACCGGCTTCCACGAACGTCCAATACGGATGGGTCAGCTCGGCCCACCAGAAGCCGACCGGCCACTGGGTCACGGTGGACGTGGCCGGATTCGCGGCGATCAGCAGCACGCGCATCGGACGTTCCGGATGCGAACGGTTCACATTGGCACTCATGTGTCCTTCTCCTCAAAGTCGTGAGTTGAGGACGCAGAGTAGAGGGGTGCACATATTCAGGCCAGTATGCACCTTTTAGGGTGATACTTACCCTTTGGAGAGTGTATGCCGGAGTTCGTATTCCATGGACACGTGTTTCAGAGCCCGGTGGAACTGGCGTTGCACGCGATTGGCGGCAAGTGGAAGATGCCGATCCTGTGGCGGCTCAATCAGCGCACGTGGCGCTACAACGAATTGCATCGCGATTTACCGCGTGTGTCGCATAAGATGCTAACCCAACAGCTTCGCGAGCTGGAAGAGGCAGGGCTGCTGTCGCGCACCGTGCATCCGGTGATTCCGCCGCACGTGGACTACGCCATCACCACGCTCGGGAAAACCGCCCTACCCGCTATCGAGGCGCTTCGGGAGTGGGGGATACTGTATCGGACAACTTCTCCTCCAGCACCTTCACCCCCAGCCCCTCGCTCTTGATGCCAATGCGCAGGCGTCCGAAGATGCTCATGTACTGATTGGCCACCCACACCACGGCGAACCAGGCGAGCACCACGCCGCGCCAGTCGGGCAGCAAAAATCGCCACCCGGTCATCCACAGCGCGAGCAGCGCGACGTAGTGACTAAAGCAGTATTCGCACGTGAACAGGTAGAAGAACTTCCGCACGACGAGCCGGGACGCCTGCTCACTGCGTCGCGCGCAATACTCGCGCGGCTCACGGAAGACTTCTTCGTGCGTGACGGTCCACGCGGCACAGGCCACGGGAATCGCCAGCAGCAATAGCCACGCCGTCTGCGTGCCCAGCGACGGCATCATCAATTACATCCCGCTACCGCGCTCTCCCAGAGCACCCGCCACCCCGATCTGCCGCGCGTCAGCACCGCGGCACCCAGCGCCACGCCATCATCGCGACCGAACAAGAGGCGGACATCGGGTGCGCCGACATTCCGGAAAGCCAGCAGCGGCTCGGCGACCACCAGCTCCTCCTCATGCCCCGCCGCGCGCTCGTGCCACGCTACGGTCCACGCTTTCGCGTTGTCGCCGATCGCATCGACGACCACCACGAGTCGCTCTTCCTTCGGATCGTCTTCCTGATTCACGCGGCGAGCCAGCGTGGCCACGATGAAAGCGGTATCGAGCCCGCGCGTGCGCCACGCCCGCATCACGACGAACGGCAGTCCACGAAAGGTGCTACTGGTATCGTCGGCCAATCCCGACGCGAGTCGCGTGAGGTCGGTCGCCAGGCGAGCGGAATCGCGCGACGCGAGCCCTTCGATCGAATCGAGGGGGATGGCCGTGACGCGTCCGACCGCGAAGGCCGCCGTCCAGGGCGCCACGGTGACACCTGCGTCCACGGCAAGACGCGCGACCGGCCAGGCAGTGCATCCTTCATCCACGCGCGGTGCCCCCTCGACGGTCAGTCGCGCCACACCGACTTTGCCGCTTCGGGCGAAGAGCTCGAGTCGGCCATCGGCCGAGGCCGCACCGACGCCCGCCGTGTCACCGACGGTCAGCTCGCTGGCGTCTGGACGCAGCAGCGAGCCCGCCATGAGGCCGCCGTCAACCGTGGGCAGCACGACGAACGGTCCCGCTCCGGAGTCCCACCCGCTGCTGGATACGGTCGTGGACACACTGTCCGCATTGCCGGGGCCACCGGCGGCTGACGCCGAATCGGGGTTCGATGACGACGGCCGGCTGTCGCAGGCGACGGCCGCGAGCAGCCCGACCGCGCCGGCGATGGCGCGAGCGCTACGAAGGGGCGCGCGAAGCGAGTCGCGGAAGCTGCTACGCATGGAAAGTCGGGGATACGTCATGCGGCGTACTGGACAGCGTGTGTGTGTGCACGGACTATAATCTGCCCCAGAGTGATGCCCATAACGAGACTCCTGACCAAGACTGCTCATGGCTGATGCCCGCACGGGATCCCGGAAGGGATGGTTGAACGCGCTCGGACTGCATCGATCCGAGTTGCGTGCCTGGGCAATGTACGACTGGGCCGTGTCATCGATGCAGACGGTGATTACCACGGCGGTGTTCCCGATCTACTTCATTCAAGTAGCCGGCGCTGATCGTACACCTGAAGCCGCTACCCAGTCGCTTGGCTACGCCAACACCGTCGCCGCGATTGTGATCGCCCTGCTGGCGCCGATCCTCGGGGCAGTCGCCGACTTCAAAGCGGCCAAGAAGCGCTTTCTCTTCGCCTTTATGCTGATCGGCGTCGTCGCCACCGCCGGCATGTTCTTCATCGATCGTGGTGAACTGCTGTTCGCCTCCGCAATGTTCGTGCTCTCGATTGCGGGCGCCACCGGTAGCATGACGTTTTATGAAGCGCTGTTGCCGCACATCGCGACCGAAGAAGAGATCGATCGCGTGTCCACCGCCGCCTATGCCATCGGCTACATCGGTGGTGGACTCCTGTTGGCCATCAATCTGGCGTGGATCAGCAACCCGGCCCTGCTGGGCCTGCCAACGGGCGACGGCGTCACCCCCGATCAGGCCACGCTGCCGGCGCGCCTCGCCTTCGTATCCGTCGGCGTATGGTGGCTGCTGTTCTCCATTCCCCTGTTCCGCACGGTCCCGGAACCGCCGCGTTCCGTCGAATCGGACGAAGGCTCGACCGCGAACCCGTTTGCCGTCGCGTTCTCTCGACTCGGCGAAACGCTGCGCGAAATGCGCCTGTACAAGCAGGCATTTCTGGCCATGCTCGCGTTCACGATCTACAACGATGGCATTCAAACCATCGTGAAAATGGCGACCGCTTTCGGGGCCGAGATCGGCATCGAGCGGCCGGCGCTGATCAAGGCGATCTTGCTCGTGCAGTTTGTCGGCATCCCGTTCGCCTTTGCCTTCGGCACGCTCGCCGGTAAGCTCGGTGCGAAACTGTCCATCTTGTTCGGGTTGGTGGTCTACACCGGCATCTGCATCTACGCGTACGGCATTCACACGGAGCGCGAGTTCTACATCCTCGCCGTGCTCGTGGGCCTCGTGCAAGGTGGCACACAGGCGCTGAGCCGTTCGCTGTTCGCCAGCATGGTCCCGAAGCACAAGAGCGGCGAGTTCTTCGGCTTCTACTCTGTGTTTGAGAAGTTCGGCGGCATTCTTGGTCCACTCGTGTTCGCGATTGCCATCGGGCAAACGGGTAGCAGCCGCGGCGCCATTCTCTGGGTGATCGCATTCTTCGTGATCGGTGGCGCCATTCTGGCCACCGTGAACGTGAAAGAAGGCGAACGCGCCGCGCGTGATGCCGATGCGAATCTGCGTGGCGTGTGATGCGCCGGTTGCACGCATAGCGCGTCGCTGATGCTGTACGAACTGCTCAAACCCGTCGTCGGGGTCGCGCTGCATTGGTACTATCGCTCGATCCTGACGGAAGGGATCGAGCGCATACCGAAGGACGGTCCGGTTTTTCTCGCCGTCAATCATCCCAACGCGTTGGTCGACGCGCTGGTGGTGGGCTTCGCCGTCCCTCGACGCGTGCGCTTCACCGCCAAGGCCACCATCTTCGCCAATCCGCTCGTCGCCAGGTTCTTGCACACCGTCGGCGTCGTCCCGCTGCGGCGTGCCAGCGACGAAAGTAAGGCGGCCGGTTCCTCGTCGGCCTCGCCTGCCGACGCCGAACGCAATGCCGCCTCGTTCGAAGCGGTGGCCGACGCGCTCGCCGATCAGGGCGCCATCGTGATCTTCCCCGAGGGCAAGAGTCACGACCTGCCGCAGCTCGCGCCTCTGCGCACGGGGCTGGCCCGTATGACGCTGCAGGCGTATCAGGCGCATGGCGTGCGCGGCGTCCGCATCGTGCCGATCGGCCTGCTCTTCGAGCGCAAGGAAGCGCCGCGCTCGCGCGTGCTGATCCAGGTCGGCGAACCGATTCACGTCGACCCGTTGGTCGACGCCGGCGTCTCGGTGGCCACGCTCACGCAGTTGGTCACGGCGCGACTCGCTGCTGTGACGTTGAACTTCGATTCCGCGAGCGACGCCGAGCGCTTGCAGCGGGTAGGCGGAACACTCAGCGCGCTGCTCGAGCCGACCCCCTCAGTGGCCGAGGGCACGCCGTCGCTGGGCCGCGTGCTGGAACTATTACATCGTCTCGACCGCGTACACAGCGCGCTGCAAGCGCGCGACGACGTCGAGCTTCAGGCTCGGCTCGACGACTTCGAAGCGCGCGTGCGCGCCTTTCGCACACGCCTCGACACACGTGGCATCGACCCACACGATCTCGCGATCAGTGCGCACGCGTCAGATGGTCTGCGCTTCGCCATCCGCGAGGCCACACTGGCACTCATCGCTGCACCGATCGGACTCTGGGGTCGCCTCACTCACTACGTACCGATCCAGTTCGCCCGTCGACTGGCTCTTCGCAATGTCCAGGCGCTCGACGAACCCGCGATGCGCACGCTGGTGGTCGGGCTGGTGCTGGTGCTCGCCGCCTACGTCGTCCAAACCGCGTTGGTGGCGTCACTGGCCGGCGGGTGGTGGGCGCTCGCGTTCTTCATGACCCTCGTGCCGTCGGCCAGCAGCGACCTGCGGTACGGTGACCGCACCCGTCGAGCCCGTGATCGCGCCCGAGCCTATTTCGCATTCCGACGCGATCCGGCACTGCAGGGTGCGCTGCTGGCCGAGGCCGATGCCATCCGGCAGGACGCTTTCGCGCTGGAGCGGCTGGCGGCGGAACAGTAGGCTCGGCGTGCTTCGGCGGATTTGAGCGGATAGAAGCCGTTCCAGCCTGACACGGATACGAACCGATACGAACGGACACAGTGGATCTGCCCCGCGTGGGCGTCACGCACTGCCGCTCGCGAGCGACGCACACTGGAAATTGTTTGCTGTGGCTTGATCAATTGCTATCGGTTCCTACCAGTTCGTATCCGTGTCGGTCAGGAACTGTGTGTTTCCGATGGTATCCTTGCCAAGCGGTTCACGACGTCGGGCGACTGCCGCACCGTACGGGATTGAACGGATACGAACCGTTCCAGCCTGACACAGATACGAACCGATACGAACGGACACGGTGGATCTGCCCGGTGCGGGCATCATGCAATGCCGCTCGCGAGCGACTCCAAAAGGAAAACGTTTTGCTGTTGCTTGATCAATTGCTATCGGTTCCTACCGGTTCGTATCCGTGTCAGGCTGGAACCGCTGGTTTCCGTTCGTATCCCGGTCCAATCCCCGGCCCCCGATCAGTCGACGAGCAGCCGCTCGTCCACCGGCGGGTACACGGGACCGCCGAGGTCCCAGTGCCAGGCATCGCGGCGCACCTCAGTGCGCGGGTCGCGCAGCGGTTTGTATTGCAGACGGCTCGCGGGAATTCCCACCGCTTCGCCGTACGCGAGCAGCCGCTCGCGGTCGGTGCTCACGAAGTGCACCATGGGGCGGCCCTGCCAGACGTGCCGGTGTAACCACAGCCCGCCGTCCATCGCGTGAATCATCCCCTCACGCCGTTTCCGGAACTCCCGCGCCCCTGATGCGAAGGTGACCTCACGCATACGGGAGGCTCGCCGCTGTGGGTCGGGGTCCGACGCGATAGGAAAGGCGAAATCGTTCAGAAGTACCTAACTGTTGTTATAGTGCGCTTATCGTGGCCCGATACCAGTAACTACTGGCAGTGTACAACACCTTCCGCGGTGGCACCGCCGAGTGGGGCGGCCTGCCCGTAATACACCGCGCAGGTGAGCGGAAACGCCGCCGGGTGCGTCGACGTAGCCGACCAGCCCCGCCCGTCCGCTTCGGCAATGTTGATGGTCACGCCGTTGGTGCTGCTGAAGCTCAGGGCACCCACATTCGCCGCGTACGTCTCGTTGTAATAAAAATAGTCTTCCTGCATCGACGCGACGTTCTTCAAGTCGCTTTTCAGCGCCGCCGCGTACGCCTTGCCCTTGGTGCTCTGGAACTTCGGGATCGCCAGCGCCGCCAGAATGCCGATGATGACTACGACAATCAGCAGCTCGATCAATGTGAATCCCTGACGGGAACGGGACGGTCGCATGTGGCTTCCTCGGGGTCGGCCCGGAACGACATGGTCCCGGGTGCTGGCATTGGGGGCGGATGTGGAATCCCGCTATACCCTCCTCCTTAGCAACCCGGGTGCCGCGCTCCTCGCACACACCTAACCCTCTACCAAGCAACAGTTTGGACTATTCCTGCGACGACCCGGCGCATAACACCAGTCTCGCAGCGCCCCTGAGTTCATGCAAAGTGCAACACCCGCCTATACGCGAAACGAGGCAAGTGCCCACGCCATTGCGACTTGGCCATCACGACTTGGCCATCACGACTTGGCGGCCACCCAATCGTCGCCTACCCCCATTTCCACCAGCAACGGCACATCCAGCGCCGCCGCCGACTCCATCTCCCGCTTCACAAGCGCCGACAGCGCCGCCTGCTCACCGGCCGGCAACTCGAAGATCAGTTCGTCGTGTACCTGGAGCAGCATCCGCGAAGCCAGCCCCTCGCTGGCCAGCGCCTGGTGCACCTGGATCATCGCGATCTTGATCAGGTCGGCCGCCGAGCCTTGGATCGGCGCGTTGGCCGCCACCCGCTCGCCAAAGGCGCGCATGTTGTGGTTTCGCTCCTTGAGCTCCGGGATGTAGCGACGACGGTGGAACAGCGTCTCCGCGTATCCCTTCGCCTTGGCCTCCACCACACAGCGATCGAGGAACGCCTTCACTCCGGCGAACCGCTCGAAGTACGTGTCGATGAAGGCCTTCGCCTCGGCATGCGGGAGCTTGAGCTGCCGCGAAAGCGCGTGCGCTCCCTGCCCGTAGATCGTGGCGAAGTTGATCGTCTTCGCGCGCGCCCGCATCTCGCCGTTCACATCGGCCAGATCCACGCCGAAAATGATCGCCGCCGTTTGCCGGTGAATATCGCCGCCGGCCCTGAAGGCCGACACGAACGCCGGATCACCCGACAAATGCGCCAGCAACCGCAGTTCGATCTGTGAGTAGTCGGCACTGAGCAGCCGCCAGCCCGGCCGAGGCACGAACCCACGACGGATCTCGCGGCCCAGCTCACGACGGTTCGGAATGTTCTGCAGGTTCGGGTCGGTACTCGACAATCGACCCGTGGCCGCCACCGTTTGGTTGAACGACGTGTGCAACCGGTGATCGCGCGGATGCACCAGCTTCGGCAACGCGTCGATGTACGTGCCTTCCAACTTGAAGATCTCGCGATACTCCATCAGCAGCGTCGGTAGCGTGTGCCCTTCTTCGGCCAGTTCCTGCAACACGCTCGCGTCGGTGCTGGGCCCGGTGGCCGTCTTCTTCTTCACCGGCAGTCCGAGCTTGTCGAACAGAATCACGCGCAGCTGCGGATTGGAGTTGATGTTGAACTCCTGCCCGGCCTCGGTATAAATCAGCTGCTCGACGCGCTCGCGTTCACTCTTGAATCGCGTCTTCAGCGACTCGAACCATGTGAGATCGATGGCGATGCCGTCCCACTCCATGTCGGCTAGCACTTCGACCAGCGGCACTTCCACGTTGCGGAACAAGTCCGACATGCCGTGACTGCCCAGCATCGGCTCGAGCTTCGCGCGCAACCGCATCGTGATGTCGACGTCTTCGCACGAGTAGTCACGTGCGGCATCGACCGGGACGACATCGAAGGGCAGCTGATTGCGGCCCTTGCCGCACAGCTGCTCGTACGCCGTCATCGTGTGACCGAGAAACTCGAGCGCGAGCAAATCGAGACCGTGTGAACGGCGCCCCGGATCGATCACATAACTCGCCAGCATCGTATCGAACTCGAGACCGGCCAACCGCACACCGGCGCCGCGCAGCACGAGCACATCGTACTTCGCATTCTGCGCCAGCTTCTTCACACTCGCGTCTTCCAGCATCGCGCGCAGCGGCGCGATCGCGTCACTGGCGAACGCCGGCAAATTCACCGGTGGCTCTACACCCGCGTTCAACCGTCGGCCCGCGATGCCGGCATCACCCGACAACAACGCGAGATTGCCGCCGCCGTCCTCGTGACGATGCGCGAATGGCAGGTAGTATGCCTCGCCTGGCGCAACGGCGATCGACAAGCCGACCATCGTGGCCCGCATCGCATCAATCGTGGCCGGCGCGCCAGGCTCGGGCACCGTCTCCGTGTCGAACGCGATGAACGGCACGTCGCGCACGCGATCGAGCAGTGCCTCGAGTGCCGGGACGGTGTCGACGGTGACATAGCGCGCGTCGGCCAGCACCGGCACACCACTTGCGCTCATCGTCATCGCCAGCGCCGCGGGACGGTTCGAATAGGTCGGTGCGCTGTCGGCCGCATCCGTGTCGAGCGACAGCTCCGCCGGTCGCGGCACGATCGCAGGCGGGGGCGCGGCGGCGTCGCTCGGCGCGCTCCCACCCAGGTCTTTCAGCAGCGATGTGAACTCGAGCTCGAGATACAGATGACGCAGCGCCTGCGTATCGGGTGCGCTCATCTGCAGCGTGGACGGATCGAGTGCGACCGGCACGTCCTGATGAATCGTGACCAGCTGCTTCGACAAGCGCGCTTCCGCTTCCTGCGCCAGCAACGCCTCACGCGGCCGCTTCTTCGTGATCTCGTGCACGTGCGCGAGAATGTCCTCGAGCGCACCGAACTGCGCGATGAGCTCCTGCGCACCCTTCTCGCCGATGCCCTTCACGCCGGGCACGTTGTCCGACGAATCGCCCACCAATGCGAGATAGTCGATCACGCGATCCGGCGGCACACCGAGACGATCGTTGGCGTTTTCGACACCGACCCACTGCTCTTCCACACTGGCCGGGCCGCCACGACCCGGATTGAGCAGCCATACACCGGGGCGCACGAGCTGCTGAAAGTCCTTGTCGCCCGATACTATCACCACGTTGTATCCGGCGTCCACGCCTTTGCGCGCGAGCGTACCGATCACGTCGTCGGCTTCGAAGCCCGGCACCGCGAGTACGGGAATGCTGTAGGCCGCGAGCAACTGATTGATGCGCTCGAGCCCACGATCGAAGTCGGCCTGCAGTTCGTCGGTCAGCTTCTCGCGCGTGGCCTTGTACTCGGGGTACAGATCATCGCGAAACGTCGCGCCGGAGTCGTGTACCCAGCCCAACAACTCCGGCTTGTGCGTGACCAACAACCGCTTGAGAAACGTCGCGATGCCCCAAGTGGCCGAGGTGTTCTCACCGTGGCTCGTCACAAGCGGACGCGTCATCAGCGCGAAGAACGCGCGGTAGATCAGGGCATAGCCATCAATCAGGAACAGACGCGGAGCGGTGGGACGTTGCACCTCGCTCACTGCCGCGACGCCATGCGACGACGGATTGCGTTATCGAGTTCGGCGCGACCCTGCGTCGACAAACGCCAGCGTCCGAATCCCGTCTGATCGACGAAGACGATCTGCACGCGCAGCTCGCGATACTCCCAGATCTGCTGACGCACACGCGCGTTCGGATCGGTCATACCGGTATCGACGATGTTGTCGGGATCACCGAGCGCGACGAAGGCGGTGCCACGATCGCTCTGCCAGCCCACTGGCCCGTCGTCGCGGAAGCGGACGTTGGCGATGCGAATGCGCCCGAAGTAATCACGCAGTCCTTCATTCTCGGCGGTGCCGGGAATCGGATCGGTGGCCCTGAGAAATGCCGCCCACGCGTCGGGGCGCTGGGCCGGCGTCGCATCGCGCAACGTCTTGAGTCGGTCGGCGGTCGTAAAGTAGCGCAGGTACGAGAACATCTCGTCGAACGACGCGATCGGCAGATCATCGCCCAGGCTCACGAGCACGCGCGCGCGCGCGGTGTCGGCGCGTCCCGGGACGCTGACCAGCAAGGTGTTGATGCCGATGCCCATCTTGTTGACCGGCACGCCGTACGTGGTGCTGTGTCCTTCGCCGCGCGCCGGCAGTTCGATATCGGTGTCGAACAAGCGCGTGTCCCCTTCGCCCACGATGCGCACGTGGGCGCGCGTCGGTGCGGCCGAGCCGACCGCATCGAGGTAGAGCGGGAGAATCGAATCCTGTCCGAAGACCACCGTGGCGCGCGGCCGGGCGAGAATCCGCGGCAGTGAATCGGCGGTCCCCCGCGGAATCGCTTCATACACTGGCAGCGGCGAGCCAAGCATGTCGGGCGACAAGCGTGGCACTTCGAGTTGCACTTCTTCTGACGCGTTGCGAATGCTCGCCTCATCCTTGATGCTGAGGGCCACGCTATACCGCCCCGGCGCCAGCTTCAGGAACTGCTGCCAGATGATGCTTTCGTCGGTGCGCGACGTTTCGCGGAACGTCGGGACCAGCACCTTTTCGGTGGCTTCGATCAGCTTCACCACCGTGGTGCCCTGCCGCACTTCGAGACGCGCCACATAGCTCGCGGCGTAGCGCTCGCCCTGGCGGGTAAAGCCCAGCACGCGCGACGGAAGGCTGAGGGCGATCAGCGTGAGCGTGCTGTCGGGCGTCGGCGAGCGCAGGAAGGACACCGACGATACGAACGGAATGGCGCCGGTGCCGGCGATCAGGCCCATGCTGCGATACAACCGCTGCATGTCGGCGGGCGAGCCGGGCACGACGCCGGTACCCGCGGCGCCCGCGGCCCCACCGGGTCCCGGCGACGCAGCGGTTGAGCCCGGTCCGACGGCCGGTCGATTGCCGGCACAGGCGGTCACCAGGGCCAACAGGGTCGTGGCAGTCGCCACGGAGCGAATTCGAAGAGGCAAGGCGCGAGGGTTCACGAAACGCATTGTACCGTCCGTGCAGGCACAAAGTGCCCGCCGTGGTTGCTGATCACCCGCTAAAGCCGTGCCGATCATACGAACTGGTCACGGATTGCACTTTATGTCCGGAAACTTCTTGCTGGTACCGCACGTCGGCGTTACGTTCGCCCCGTGGCCATAGAGACGCTAGTCGGAACGACGCTGGCCGGCTATACAGTGCGGGGAAAAGTCGGCGAGGGCGGTACGTCTACCGTGTTTCGTGCCGATCATGCCACGCATGGTACAGTCGCCCTCAAGGTGCTGCGCGAGAAGCTGCAGCACGACAAGACCGCTGTCGCGCGATTCCTGCGCGAGGCGCAGTTCGGCGCACGGGTAGAACACCCGAACATCGTGCGCACCCTAGACTACGGTCAATCCGACAGCGAGCGCTATTACCTCGCCATCGAATGGGCCGGGGGTGAGATCCTCGACAAGTATGCCGAAAAGTCCGGCCCGCTGTCGTCGAAGGAAGTCTCCG
This region of Gemmatimonas groenlandica genomic DNA includes:
- a CDS encoding type 1 glutamine amidotransferase domain-containing protein, encoding MSANVNRSHPERPMRVLLIAANPATSTVTQWPVGFWWAELTHPYWTFVEAGYDVEIRSPDGGALVGDGYSDPEDASGYSAHDILSLGFKHSPTHAGQLADTKSIADVDVSAFDAVFVAGGQSPMFTFRGHSALQSLIAAFYEAGKVVAVVCHGTCLLLETRLSTGELLVRGKTWTGFATSEEQFADHLVGMRIQPFWIEDEARAIAGTNFVVDQPFREFAVRDGRLITGQQQYSGAAAARLVIETLGR
- a CDS encoding helix-turn-helix domain-containing protein, with protein sequence MPILWRLNQRTWRYNELHRDLPRVSHKMLTQQLRELEEAGLLSRTVHPVIPPHVDYAITTLGKTALPAIEALREWGILYRTTSPPAPSPPAPRS
- a CDS encoding MFS transporter yields the protein MADARTGSRKGWLNALGLHRSELRAWAMYDWAVSSMQTVITTAVFPIYFIQVAGADRTPEAATQSLGYANTVAAIVIALLAPILGAVADFKAAKKRFLFAFMLIGVVATAGMFFIDRGELLFASAMFVLSIAGATGSMTFYEALLPHIATEEEIDRVSTAAYAIGYIGGGLLLAINLAWISNPALLGLPTGDGVTPDQATLPARLAFVSVGVWWLLFSIPLFRTVPEPPRSVESDEGSTANPFAVAFSRLGETLREMRLYKQAFLAMLAFTIYNDGIQTIVKMATAFGAEIGIERPALIKAILLVQFVGIPFAFAFGTLAGKLGAKLSILFGLVVYTGICIYAYGIHTEREFYILAVLVGLVQGGTQALSRSLFASMVPKHKSGEFFGFYSVFEKFGGILGPLVFAIAIGQTGSSRGAILWVIAFFVIGGAILATVNVKEGERAARDADANLRGV
- a CDS encoding lysophospholipid acyltransferase family protein, giving the protein MLYELLKPVVGVALHWYYRSILTEGIERIPKDGPVFLAVNHPNALVDALVVGFAVPRRVRFTAKATIFANPLVARFLHTVGVVPLRRASDESKAAGSSSASPADAERNAASFEAVADALADQGAIVIFPEGKSHDLPQLAPLRTGLARMTLQAYQAHGVRGVRIVPIGLLFERKEAPRSRVLIQVGEPIHVDPLVDAGVSVATLTQLVTARLAAVTLNFDSASDAERLQRVGGTLSALLEPTPSVAEGTPSLGRVLELLHRLDRVHSALQARDDVELQARLDDFEARVRAFRTRLDTRGIDPHDLAISAHASDGLRFAIREATLALIAAPIGLWGRLTHYVPIQFARRLALRNVQALDEPAMRTLVVGLVLVLAAYVVQTALVASLAGGWWALAFFMTLVPSASSDLRYGDRTRRARDRARAYFAFRRDPALQGALLAEADAIRQDAFALERLAAEQ
- a CDS encoding type IV pilin protein, with product MRPSRSRQGFTLIELLIVVVIIGILAALAIPKFQSTKGKAYAAALKSDLKNVASMQEDYFYYNETYAANVGALSFSSTNGVTINIAEADGRGWSATSTHPAAFPLTCAVYYGQAAPLGGATAEGVVHCQ
- the polA gene encoding DNA polymerase I, with the protein product MQRPTAPRLFLIDGYALIYRAFFALMTRPLVTSHGENTSATWGIATFLKRLLVTHKPELLGWVHDSGATFRDDLYPEYKATREKLTDELQADFDRGLERINQLLAAYSIPVLAVPGFEADDVIGTLARKGVDAGYNVVIVSGDKDFQQLVRPGVWLLNPGRGGPASVEEQWVGVENANDRLGVPPDRVIDYLALVGDSSDNVPGVKGIGEKGAQELIAQFGALEDILAHVHEITKKRPREALLAQEAEARLSKQLVTIHQDVPVALDPSTLQMSAPDTQALRHLYLELEFTSLLKDLGGSAPSDAAAPPPAIVPRPAELSLDTDAADSAPTYSNRPAALAMTMSASGVPVLADARYVTVDTVPALEALLDRVRDVPFIAFDTETVPEPGAPATIDAMRATMVGLSIAVAPGEAYYLPFAHRHEDGGGNLALLSGDAGIAGRRLNAGVEPPVNLPAFASDAIAPLRAMLEDASVKKLAQNAKYDVLVLRGAGVRLAGLEFDTMLASYVIDPGRRSHGLDLLALEFLGHTMTAYEQLCGKGRNQLPFDVVPVDAARDYSCEDVDITMRLRAKLEPMLGSHGMSDLFRNVEVPLVEVLADMEWDGIAIDLTWFESLKTRFKSERERVEQLIYTEAGQEFNINSNPQLRVILFDKLGLPVKKKTATGPSTDASVLQELAEEGHTLPTLLMEYREIFKLEGTYIDALPKLVHPRDHRLHTSFNQTVAATGRLSSTDPNLQNIPNRRELGREIRRGFVPRPGWRLLSADYSQIELRLLAHLSGDPAFVSAFRAGGDIHRQTAAIIFGVDLADVNGEMRARAKTINFATIYGQGAHALSRQLKLPHAEAKAFIDTYFERFAGVKAFLDRCVVEAKAKGYAETLFHRRRYIPELKERNHNMRAFGERVAANAPIQGSAADLIKIAMIQVHQALASEGLASRMLLQVHDELIFELPAGEQAALSALVKREMESAAALDVPLLVEMGVGDDWVAAKS
- a CDS encoding GWxTD domain-containing protein, yielding MATATTLLALVTACAGNRPAVGPGSTAASPGPGGAAGAAGTGVVPGSPADMQRLYRSMGLIAGTGAIPFVSSVSFLRSPTPDSTLTLIALSLPSRVLGFTRQGERYAASYVARLEVRQGTTVVKLIEATEKVLVPTFRETSRTDESIIWQQFLKLAPGRYSVALSIKDEASIRNASEEVQLEVPRLSPDMLGSPLPVYEAIPRGTADSLPRILARPRATVVFGQDSILPLYLDAVGSAAPTRAHVRIVGEGDTRLFDTDIELPARGEGHSTTYGVPVNKMGIGINTLLVSVPGRADTARARVLVSLGDDLPIASFDEMFSYLRYFTTADRLKTLRDATPAQRPDAWAAFLRATDPIPGTAENEGLRDYFGRIRIANVRFRDDGPVGWQSDRGTAFVALGDPDNIVDTGMTDPNARVRQQIWEYRELRVQIVFVDQTGFGRWRLSTQGRAELDNAIRRRMASRQ